One region of Salvia miltiorrhiza cultivar Shanhuang (shh) chromosome 3, IMPLAD_Smil_shh, whole genome shotgun sequence genomic DNA includes:
- the LOC131017961 gene encoding uncharacterized protein LOC131017961 isoform X1, with translation MANIAKLEFIALDISGKNYMSWTLDADIHLISRGLGETIKEGNKASDQDRAKALIFLRHHLHDDLKTEYLTVKDPQELWMNLKDRFDHQKTVVLPKARYEWMHLRLQDFKSVSAYNSELFRIVSKLKLCGEKISDTDMLEKTFSTFHASNVLLQQQYRERGFKKYSELIACLLVAEQNNELLLKNHALRPTGSAALPEANATFNHDNGRGRGRGRGRGYGRGRGRGKPHDATFSNKKHKASNEHNSYKKEGECQRCGMTGHWARTCRTAKYLADLYQDSIKGKGKKESNNVDFDGPIDTTHLDVSDFFDDPKGDNIDQLIGGGVLENNNMDTV, from the coding sequence ATGGCAAACATAGCCAAACTTGAGTTCATCGCCCTTGACATCTCGGGCAAGAATTACATGTCATGGACTCTTGATGCTGATATTCACCTGATCTCAAGGGGTCTAGGAGAAACTATCAAAGAAGGAAACAAAGCGTCCGACCAGGATCGCGCTAAGGCACTAATATTCCTTCGTCATCACCTTCATGATGACCTTAAGACAGAGTATCTGACTGTCAAAGATCCACAAGAATTGTGGATGAACCTCAAAGACAGGTTTGATCATCAAAAGACTGTCGTCCTTCCTAAAGCTCGTTACGAGTGGATGCATCTAAGACTGCAAGACTTTAAGTCTGTGAGTGCTTATAATTCTGAATTATTTAGAATTGTTTCTAAATTGAAACTTTGTGGAGAAAAAATTAGTGATACTGATATGCTTGAGAAAACATTCTCCACTTTTCATGCTTCTAATGTGCTGTTACAGCAACAATATAGAGAGCGGGGTTTCAAAAAGTATTCAGAATTAATAGCTTGTTTGTTGGTTGCCGAGCAAAATAATGAATTGCTCTTGAAAAATCACGCACTCCGCCCCACCGGTTCCGCTGCATTGCCTGAAGCCAATGCAACTTTCAACCATGATAATGGACGTGGACGTGGGCGTGGACGTGGACGTGGATATGGTCGTGGTCGTGGACGCGGTAAACCACATGATGCAACTTTTAGCAACAAAAAGCATAAAGCATCCAACGAGCACAATTCATACAAAAAGGAAGGTGAATGCCAAAGGTGTGGTATGACAGGACATTGGGCACGTACTTGCCGAACAGCAAAATACCTTGCAGATCTATATCAAGATTCAATCAAGGGAAAAGGCAAGAAGGAGTCCAATAATGTTGACTTTGACGGTCCAATTGATACTACTCATTTAGATGTCTCCGACTTCTTTGATGACCCAAAAGGAGATAATATAGATCAATTGATCGGTGGTGGTGTgcttgaaaataataatatggACACTGTTTAg
- the LOC131017961 gene encoding uncharacterized protein LOC131017961 isoform X2, with protein MANIAKLEFIALDISGKNYMSWTLDADIHLISRGLGETIKEGNKASDQDRAKALIFLRHHLHDDLKTEYLTVKDPQELWMNLKDRFDHQKTVVLPKARYEWMHLRLQDFKSQQYRERGFKKYSELIACLLVAEQNNELLLKNHALRPTGSAALPEANATFNHDNGRGRGRGRGRGYGRGRGRGKPHDATFSNKKHKASNEHNSYKKEGECQRCGMTGHWARTCRTAKYLADLYQDSIKGKGKKESNNVDFDGPIDTTHLDVSDFFDDPKGDNIDQLIGGGVLENNNMDTV; from the exons ATGGCAAACATAGCCAAACTTGAGTTCATCGCCCTTGACATCTCGGGCAAGAATTACATGTCATGGACTCTTGATGCTGATATTCACCTGATCTCAAGGGGTCTAGGAGAAACTATCAAAGAAGGAAACAAAGCGTCCGACCAGGATCGCGCTAAGGCACTAATATTCCTTCGTCATCACCTTCATGATGACCTTAAGACAGAGTATCTGACTGTCAAAGATCCACAAGAATTGTGGATGAACCTCAAAGACAGGTTTGATCATCAAAAGACTGTCGTCCTTCCTAAAGCTCGTTACGAGTGGATGCATCTAAGACTGCAAGACTTTAAGTCT CAACAATATAGAGAGCGGGGTTTCAAAAAGTATTCAGAATTAATAGCTTGTTTGTTGGTTGCCGAGCAAAATAATGAATTGCTCTTGAAAAATCACGCACTCCGCCCCACCGGTTCCGCTGCATTGCCTGAAGCCAATGCAACTTTCAACCATGATAATGGACGTGGACGTGGGCGTGGACGTGGACGTGGATATGGTCGTGGTCGTGGACGCGGTAAACCACATGATGCAACTTTTAGCAACAAAAAGCATAAAGCATCCAACGAGCACAATTCATACAAAAAGGAAGGTGAATGCCAAAGGTGTGGTATGACAGGACATTGGGCACGTACTTGCCGAACAGCAAAATACCTTGCAGATCTATATCAAGATTCAATCAAGGGAAAAGGCAAGAAGGAGTCCAATAATGTTGACTTTGACGGTCCAATTGATACTACTCATTTAGATGTCTCCGACTTCTTTGATGACCCAAAAGGAGATAATATAGATCAATTGATCGGTGGTGGTGTgcttgaaaataataatatggACACTGTTTAg